The Puniceicoccus vermicola DNA window GCCGGGTCGAGAAAACCGTCGAAGAATACGACGTGCCCCTCGCCTCGATGCAAACCGTCTCCGAAGAGCGTTTTATCTATGACGGCTGGAACCTAATCGCCACTTTCAGCTCTCAGGTTTCCGGTCTCAGCCATCAGGCCACCTATCTCTGGGGCCAAGACCTGAGCGGGTCGATGCAGGGAGCCGGTGGAGTAGGAGGACTGTTGAGTGTCTTGGATAAGTCCAGTTCAGACGTTTTCTACCCGACTTACGACGCCAACGGCAATGTCAGCGAGTATCTCGACGAAACCGGGGCCATTGCCGCCCACTATGAATACTCGTCATTCGGTCGCGTTATCGCTTCGACCGGAGCACCAGACGATTTCGCCTTCCGCTTCTCGACCAAATATCAAGATAACGAGACGGACCTACTGTATTACGGCTTCAGATACTATGTCCCCGAAACCAGTCGGTGGGCGTCTAGGGATCCGATTGAGGAAGAAGGTGGCCCGAATCTGTATGCGTTCGTCGGGAATGATGGGGTGAATGCGTGGGATTACTTGGGCAAACAAGGAAAACTCGGACGCTTAACAGATTTTTGGTATGTTGAACGAAGATTAAATCCAACT harbors:
- a CDS encoding RHS repeat domain-containing protein, with amino-acid sequence YDGVGWYFEWNGENRMIEARNYADIMNPSSGAVRLTFTYDYQGRRVEKTVEEYDVPLASMQTVSEERFIYDGWNLIATFSSQVSGLSHQATYLWGQDLSGSMQGAGGVGGLLSVLDKSSSDVFYPTYDANGNVSEYLDETGAIAAHYEYSSFGRVIASTGAPDDFAFRFSTKYQDNETDLLYYGFRYYVPETSRWASRDPIEEEGGPNLYAFVGNDGVNAWDYLGKQGKLGRLTDFWYVERRLNPTGDSAADRFIKALNLQHAFVLKSESPCAPLKTDPGYGFYMKGVTREKVIITQLTTAQQYRVKGVRSRFRSGSKEGTRCDCASDEDILECIRTFPPSRSYYVPPANLRGLWEFLTGKKYACDDWAEEAASACCLNKTHIKKTCGQN